One part of the Candidatus Schekmanbacteria bacterium genome encodes these proteins:
- the purU gene encoding formyltetrahydrofolate deformylase, which yields MMKEKKVKAVLLLHCPDQIGLVARISSFIAERGGNIIDLDEHVDTDEKVFYLRILWEISESLLEVSAFKSAFTPIAEKLNAKWDIKMMDEKMRVAIFVSKYAHCLQEILWRYSLGEFNIEIPLIISNHPNHQELAQSYGIPYYVFAITKENKVAQERKELELLIEHKIDTIVLARYMQIITPVILDKFRNRIINIHHSFLPAFAGSNPYRQAYERGVKLIGATSHYVTEELDEGPIIEQDITRVTHRDSVEDLKRKGRDLERLVLAKALRLHTEHRIFVRGRKTIVFE from the coding sequence ATGATGAAAGAGAAAAAAGTAAAAGCTGTCCTTCTTCTTCATTGTCCTGACCAAATTGGATTGGTTGCCAGAATATCAAGCTTTATTGCAGAGAGAGGAGGGAATATTATTGACCTCGATGAACATGTAGATACTGACGAAAAGGTATTTTATCTAAGAATCCTTTGGGAAATAAGTGAGTCCCTTTTAGAAGTGTCTGCGTTTAAATCTGCTTTTACGCCTATTGCAGAAAAGCTCAATGCCAAATGGGATATTAAAATGATGGATGAAAAGATGCGGGTTGCCATATTTGTTTCAAAGTATGCACATTGCTTACAGGAAATTTTATGGAGATACAGTCTAGGTGAATTCAATATTGAAATACCGCTGATAATATCAAATCATCCTAACCATCAGGAATTGGCTCAAAGTTATGGCATACCTTATTATGTCTTTGCAATAACAAAAGAAAATAAAGTAGCACAAGAGAGAAAAGAGCTCGAACTTCTTATTGAACATAAAATTGATACAATTGTGCTTGCTCGCTATATGCAGATTATCACACCTGTTATTCTTGATAAATTTCGGAACAGGATAATCAACATTCATCACTCATTCCTGCCGGCTTTTGCGGGAAGCAATCCTTATAGACAGGCATATGAGAGAGGAGTGAAGCTCATAGGGGCTACAAGCCACTATGTTACAGAAGAGCTTGATGAAGGACCTATCATAGAGCAGGATATAACGAGAGTTACACATCGCGATTCAGTAGAAGATTTAAAAAGAAAAGGGCGCGATTTGGAGCGACTTGTCCTTGCAAAAGCACTGCGTCTTCATACCGAGCATCGAATTTTCGTACGGGGACGAAAGACTATTGTCTTTGAATAA
- a CDS encoding 30S ribosomal protein S9, with translation MLKEQKLENSNIYYATGKRKTSVARVWIKAGKGEILVNKRSLDNYFPRESLRAIAISPLQFLPDRENFDININVKGGGISGQAGAIRHGIAKALVNLDESLRPKLKKEGMLTRDPRQVERKKYGQPKARKKFQFSKR, from the coding sequence ATATTGAAGGAGCAAAAGTTGGAAAATAGCAACATTTATTATGCCACAGGAAAAAGAAAAACTTCTGTTGCAAGAGTTTGGATCAAAGCCGGCAAAGGAGAAATTCTTGTAAATAAAAGGTCGCTTGATAACTATTTTCCAAGAGAATCGTTGCGTGCAATTGCTATTAGTCCTCTTCAGTTTCTTCCTGATAGAGAGAATTTCGATATCAACATCAATGTAAAGGGAGGAGGAATTTCCGGACAGGCAGGCGCCATAAGGCATGGTATTGCCAAAGCATTGGTAAACCTCGATGAAAGCTTGCGTCCAAAATTGAAAAAAGAAGGTATGCTCACGAGAGACCCTCGACAAGTAGAAAGAAAGAAATACGGACAGCCAAAAGCACGAAAGAAATTCCAATTCTCAAAGCGTTAA
- a CDS encoding glycosyltransferase has product DYPEICAGAFRFKVDEDSFPMKLIEKLANFRASVLKMPYGDQAIFLKKELFFKAGGFAEIPIMEDFEFIRRIKKYGKIFIAPFPALTSARRWKKNGFLKTTLINQLIIMGYYLRVPPAKLRDWYNK; this is encoded by the coding sequence TGGATTACCCGGAAATCTGCGCAGGCGCATTTCGATTCAAAGTCGATGAAGACTCCTTCCCAATGAAACTCATTGAAAAACTTGCAAATTTTCGCGCCAGTGTCTTGAAGATGCCCTATGGAGACCAAGCTATTTTTTTGAAAAAGGAATTATTTTTTAAAGCAGGGGGATTTGCAGAAATTCCAATTATGGAGGATTTTGAGTTTATCAGAAGAATCAAAAAATATGGCAAGATATTCATAGCGCCCTTCCCGGCATTGACATCGGCACGAAGATGGAAAAAAAATGGATTTTTAAAAACCACACTAATCAATCAGCTTATTATTATGGGATATTATTTAAGAGTACCGCCAGCAAAATTGAGAGATTGGTATAATAAGTAA
- a CDS encoding 50S ribosomal protein L13 — translation MAKVQRSFVAKKEDIERKWYLVDAEGKTLGRMASQIATILMGKHKPIYTPSVDTGDFVVVINAEKIVLTGKKWDQKKYYRHSGWIGGIKETTAKEMLAKHPEDIVRLAVKRMLPKTKLGRAMLKKLKVHRGPEHPHSAQKPEPLEIN, via the coding sequence ATGGCAAAAGTACAACGGTCATTTGTAGCTAAAAAGGAAGATATTGAAAGAAAATGGTATCTGGTCGATGCCGAAGGGAAAACTCTTGGAAGAATGGCATCACAGATTGCAACTATATTGATGGGAAAGCATAAACCAATTTATACCCCATCTGTTGATACAGGTGATTTCGTAGTTGTGATCAATGCAGAAAAGATTGTCCTGACAGGGAAAAAATGGGACCAGAAGAAATACTATCGCCATAGCGGATGGATAGGAGGAATAAAAGAGACGACTGCAAAAGAAATGCTTGCAAAACATCCTGAAGATATTGTTAGATTGGCAGTAAAAAGAATGCTTCCAAAAACGAAACTTGGAAGGGCAATGCTAAAAAAACTCAAAGTCCATAGAGGTCCTGAACACCCTCATAGTGCGCAAAAACCGGAACCACTGGAAATTAATTAA